The Salinirubellus salinus genome segment AGCCGGTATCGACCGCGCTTCGACCGCGCTGCCTGCTCCGTGACGGGGACGTGACGGTCCAAGAGTCTGAGTCGCTCGAGCCGACCGAGATACTTCGAGAGCTGGTTGTAGTCGATGCCGGTCGCCCCCGCGATCTCGTTCCGGGTCGTCTTGCCACTCGAGATGGCTTCGAGGATCGAGAAGTACCGCGTCGGCTCGGTCAGTTCCATCCGCAGGACGTAGTCCGGTTCGTCGTGGAGCGAGCCGTGTCGAGCGAGGACCGAACGCTGGACGTTTCCGGCGAGCGAGGCCGACGAGTCGAGTTCCTCCAGATAGTAGGGGACGCCGCCGAAGATTCCCCACGCGAGCACTGCCTCGACCGCGTCGGCGTCGTCGGGGAGGAACGCTCGTGCCGCACCGAAGGAGAGCTGTCGAAGGTCCAGCTTCAACGAGGAGCGCCCGTACAACGGGCTGTTCCCGAGCAATGCAGCCTCCTCAATCATGCTGATCGACGACCCGACCAGCACGACCGTCGCCGTCGAGTCCTCGAGTTCGTGGTCGAACATCGCCTGGAGGACCGAGGGGAGACTGTCGTCCTGCTCGACGAGATACGGGAACTCGTCGAGAACGACTAGCGCGTCCTCGTCTGCGAGGTAGCCGAGGACGGCCTCCCATTCGGGGCGGATTCGCTCGACACCAGGATACGACTCGGCCGCAGTCTCGACGAACTGCTCGAGCTGGAGCGCGGTCGTCTTCTGTCTCGCTTGAT includes the following:
- a CDS encoding ATP-binding protein, with product MAEFVNRVEELSRLESLYDSETAELAIVYGRRRLGKTALVRESVRDRDDVVLYQARQKTTALQLEQFVETAAESYPGVERIRPEWEAVLGYLADEDALVVLDEFPYLVEQDDSLPSVLQAMFDHELEDSTATVVLVGSSISMIEEAALLGNSPLYGRSSLKLDLRQLSFGAARAFLPDDADAVEAVLAWGIFGGVPYYLEELDSSASLAGNVQRSVLARHGSLHDEPDYVLRMELTEPTRYFSILEAISSGKTTRNEIAGATGIDYNQLSKYLGRLERLRLLDRHVPVTEQAARSKRGRYRLRDHFFRFWFNYVYGTGDRYDELGRAGYEELVEPTLPDFVSRPFEDLCGSALRTLYPDETIADVGQWWYGEHEIDVVGLSTGETLVLGECKFQRSPLGYDAFSSLQRHAEELRWTPNEGGDRQERYALFSRSGFSPSVEEAAAERGDLRLFTAEDVVGALSD